One window of the Dreissena polymorpha isolate Duluth1 chromosome 5, UMN_Dpol_1.0, whole genome shotgun sequence genome contains the following:
- the LOC127831582 gene encoding G-protein coupled receptor dmsr-1-like, giving the protein MPDVAMNSTFFGDDELNRFKRSRLMLFHRTYADAHGYVSVCVCIFGIVTNLFNITVLTRKHMMTPVNQILTWLAVSDILTMMSYIPFAFHFYCQWTDRAEQLHERNSYGWMNFLVFHINITSTTHTISIWMCVILAIIRYIHISNPTKTNSFRIRRIKQTRFLIIIVYISSAVVMIPNYLSNELHEASQGNTTIYYLEDLKLGRPGTETTVLINVWMYAMIAKLIPCLLMSIFGGLLVYNIYFKIHHSRKVLQLLGTSSIRLSEHSRTTKMLIAVITLFIVTELPQGVLIVCSACIDNFFDMVYQPLGDVMDIMALVNNSINFVLYCSMSTRFRQTFVNLYCCA; this is encoded by the exons ATGCCAGACGTTGCGATGAATAGCACATTCTTTGGTGACGATGAGCTTAACCGCTTCAAGAGAAGTCGCCTGATGTTGTTCCACAGGACCTACGCCGACGCCCATGGCTACGTTAGCGTGTGTGTGTGCATCTTCGGGATTGTAACAAATCTCTTCAATATTACCG TTCTGACGCGTAAGCACATGATGACACCGGTTAATCAAATCCTTACGTGGCTAGCTGTTTCTGACATTCTAACCATGATGTCATACATTCCGTTCGCCTTTCACTTCTACTGTCAATGGACCGATCGAGCCGAGCAGCTACACGAACGCAACAGTTATGGCTGGATGAATTTCTTAGTGTTTCATATCAACATCACGTCAACCACGCACACTATATCGATATGGATGTGCGTAATATTGGCCATCATTCGATACATCCACATTTCGAACCCAACAAAGACGAATAGCTTTCGAATAAGACGGATCAAGCAAACCCGATTTCTGATAATAATAGTGTATATATCATCAGCGGTTGTGATGATTCCGAATTATTTAAGCAACGAACTTCACGAGGCGTCACAAGGCAATACAACTATATATTATCTTGAAGATCTCAAGCTAGGACGCCCAGGTACGGAGACCACAGTTCTCATTAACGTTTGGATGTATGCAATGATTGCTAAGTTAATCCCGTGTCTGCTTATGTCAATATTTGGCGGTTTGTTGGTgtacaatatttatttcaaaattcacCACAGTCGGAAGGTATTGCAATTATTGGGTACTAGTAGTATAAGATTATCAGAACATTCTCGTACGACGAAAATGTTAATAGCTGTGATAACGTTATTTATAGTAACAGAACTCCCACAAGGCGTTTTAATTGTGTGCAGCGCGTGCATTGATAATTTTTTCGACATGGTGTATCAACCTTTAGGCGACGTCATGGACATTATGGCATTGGTTAATAACTCGATTAATTTTGTTCTCTACTGCTCAATGAGTACACGATTCCGCCAAACATTTGTAAATTTGTATTGTTGTGCTTGA